In Eupeodes corollae chromosome 3, idEupCoro1.1, whole genome shotgun sequence, a single genomic region encodes these proteins:
- the LOC129950367 gene encoding histone H2A, whose protein sequence is MSGRGKGGKVKGKAKSRSNRAGLQFPVGRIHRLLRKGNYAERVGAGAPVYLAAVMEYLAAEVLELAGNAARDNKKTRIIPRHLQLAIRNDEELNKLLSGVTIAQGGVLPNIQAVLLPKKTEKSA, encoded by the coding sequence atgtctggtcgtggtaaaggtggaaaagtgaagggaaaggcaaagtcccgctctaatcgtgctggattacaattccctgttggtcgtattcatcgtctgctgcgaaagggaaactatgctgagcgcgtcggagccggtgcccctgtgtatttggcagctgtgatggaatatttggcggcagaagtcttggaattggcgggaaatgctgctcgtgacaacaaaaaaactagaattattccccgccatttgcaattggctattcggaacgacgaggaattgaataaattactttctggagtcacaatcgcacaaggaggtgttcttccaaatattcaagctgttttgttgccaaagaagacagagaaaagtgcttaa
- the LOC129950586 gene encoding histone H3-like codes for MARTKQTARKSTGGKAPRKQLATKAARKSAPATGGVKKPHRYRPGTVALREIRRYQKSTELLIRKLPFQRLVREIAQDFKTDLRFQSSAVMALQEASEAYLVGLFEDTNLCAIHAKRVTIMPKDIQLARRIRGMARTKQTARKSTGGKAPRKQLATKAARKSAPATGGVKKPHRYRPGTVALREIRRYQKSTELLIRKLPFQRLVREIAQDFKTDLRFQSSAVMALQEASEAYLVGLFEDTNLCAIHAKRVTIMPKDIQLARRIRGERA; via the exons atggctcgtacaaagcaaactgcccgtaaatcgactggtggaaaagccccacgtaagcaactggcaacaaaggcagctcgtaaaagtgctccagcaacaggaggtgtaaagaaaccacatcgttatcgtcctggaacagtggctcttcgtgagattcgtcgttatcagaaaagcaccgaattgttaattcgtaaattgcctttccaacgtttagttcgtgaaattgctcaagatttcaaaacagatttgcgtttccagagctcagctgttatggcgcttcaagaagcaagtgaagcttatttggttggcctgtttgaagacacaaatttgtgcgccatccatgccaaacgtgtcacaattatgccaaaagacattcaattggccagacgcatccgtggc atggctcgtacaaagcaaactgcccgtaaatcgactggtggaaaagccccacgtaagcaactggcaacaaaggcagctcgtaaaagtgctccagcaacaggaggtgtaaagaaaccacatcgttatcgtcctggaacagtggctcttcgtgagattcgtcgttatcagaaaagcaccgaattgttaattcgtaaattgcctttccaacgtttagttcgtgaaattgctcaagatttcaaaacagatttgcgtttccagagctcagctgttatggcgcttcaagaagcaagtgaagcttatttggttggcctgtttgaagacacaaatttgtgcgccatccatgccaaacgtgtcacaattatgccaaaagacattcaattggccagacgcatccgtggcgaacgtgcttaa